Proteins from a genomic interval of Phenylobacterium sp. LH3H17:
- a CDS encoding ATPase domain-containing protein → MAKSAQPKAGRRTPPKVTIKKLPTRVQGLDDILGGGIPEFSFNLIGGSPGGGKTTLVHQLAFANATKARPVLYFTVLGEPVIKMLRYQQQFSFYDDSKVGGDLRFINLSEAALQNDLTVVFEEIAAQVTAANPGVVVIDSFRSLARRATGEAGEMEIQAFIHRLSQFLVNSEVTTFLVGEYAHDEIRDNPLFTMVDSILWLSQVTERNSVVRKLQVLKLRGQASVPGLHTIRITDDGLQAFSRTLGLETARARPQRRRRLSMGIPELDKMLGGGVLEGDSVLVAGPSGTGKSALATQFIGEGLLRGEPGIMAIFEERPDGYVHRADAFGLKLKLAQEAGNLEVLYLRPLDLSVDETMLAILDAIKRVGAKRVVIDSLVGFEMALAPSFRADFRESLYRMIGALTGAGITILSTVEVEDNFTSLQFSHYAVSFLTDDIIRLRYVEIDGQLRKVIVVIKMRGGNHSKDIREYVINDQGVVIIEPRNTDYSHLSTGIPVRTGPRRQQDDEKPPEPKAVE, encoded by the coding sequence ATGGCCAAGTCAGCCCAACCGAAGGCGGGCAGGCGCACGCCGCCCAAGGTCACGATCAAGAAGCTTCCCACCAGGGTGCAGGGGCTCGACGACATCCTGGGGGGCGGCATCCCGGAGTTCTCGTTCAACCTGATCGGGGGCTCGCCGGGGGGCGGCAAGACCACTTTGGTGCACCAACTTGCGTTCGCCAACGCGACCAAGGCCAGGCCGGTGCTCTATTTCACCGTGCTGGGCGAACCGGTCATCAAGATGCTGCGCTACCAGCAGCAGTTCTCATTTTACGACGACTCCAAGGTGGGCGGGGACCTTCGGTTCATCAACCTGTCCGAAGCGGCCCTCCAGAACGACCTGACCGTGGTGTTCGAGGAGATCGCGGCTCAGGTCACCGCGGCCAATCCAGGCGTCGTGGTGATCGATTCGTTCCGCAGCCTCGCGCGAAGAGCGACCGGCGAGGCGGGCGAGATGGAGATTCAGGCGTTCATCCACCGCCTCTCCCAGTTCCTGGTAAACTCGGAGGTCACGACGTTCCTGGTGGGGGAGTACGCCCACGACGAGATCCGCGACAATCCGCTGTTCACCATGGTCGACAGCATCCTCTGGCTATCGCAGGTGACGGAGCGAAATTCCGTCGTGCGGAAGCTGCAGGTCCTGAAGTTGCGCGGCCAGGCCTCGGTGCCGGGATTGCACACCATCCGGATCACTGACGATGGCCTCCAAGCCTTCTCACGCACGCTCGGGCTCGAAACTGCCAGGGCCAGACCCCAGCGACGCCGTCGGCTTTCCATGGGTATTCCCGAACTGGACAAGATGCTCGGCGGCGGCGTTCTGGAAGGCGACAGCGTCCTGGTGGCGGGCCCGTCGGGGACGGGCAAATCGGCGCTGGCGACCCAGTTCATCGGTGAGGGCCTCCTCCGCGGGGAGCCGGGGATCATGGCGATTTTCGAGGAACGCCCGGATGGCTACGTCCACAGGGCGGACGCGTTCGGCCTCAAGCTCAAGTTGGCGCAAGAGGCCGGAAACCTCGAGGTCCTCTACCTTCGTCCCCTGGACCTGTCGGTTGACGAGACCATGCTGGCGATCCTGGACGCCATCAAGAGAGTGGGCGCAAAGCGCGTGGTCATCGATTCCCTGGTGGGCTTCGAGATGGCGCTGGCGCCCAGCTTCCGGGCCGACTTCCGGGAGTCGCTGTACCGAATGATCGGGGCGCTGACCGGCGCGGGGATCACGATCCTCAGCACGGTCGAGGTGGAGGACAACTTCACCTCCCTTCAGTTCAGCCACTATGCGGTGTCATTCCTCACCGACGACATCATCCGCCTGCGCTATGTGGAGATCGACGGCCAATTGCGGAAGGTGATCGTCGTGATCAAGATGCGCGGAGGCAACCACAGCAAGGATATCCGGGAATATGTGATCAACGACCAGGGGGTCGTCATCATCGAACCCCGGAATACGGACTACAGCCACTTGAGCACCGGTATCCCAGTCCGGACGGGCCCCCGCAGGCAACAAGACGACGAAAAGCCTCCGGAGCCGAAAGCGGTCGAATAA
- a CDS encoding PAS domain-containing sensor histidine kinase produces MTGNVKSIGALSSSFDHAPWAVTELSGETHIVRYANPAFCRLIGKSNDEVIGRPFDGLAPQTDECLTLLDRVYSTGTAASYTAEEQAAPCPLFFSYTLWPVKADGRTAGVMIQVTETGPLHETRQAISQALLLGALRQHELVEAADSANVELQAEIGERRQLERDANMLTNEVSHRVKNNLQVVVALLANEIRRTPAPWVQGYQAMQHRIMAIAHLYDLMSQSSRGHTVALDTYLTEIAKSLSASLLGDTSGIRIAVEAEALEIDSERAVPFGLLVNELGTNAVKHAFPGGVGLVTLAVRRIGNEGELSVTDDGIGLPAQGQTSTPGKHGADYVAIFVRQLRGVLVRSGAPGVGTTVSIRFPLNVS; encoded by the coding sequence ATGACCGGGAACGTGAAGTCGATCGGAGCCCTTTCGAGTTCCTTCGACCATGCGCCTTGGGCCGTGACTGAGCTTTCCGGAGAGACGCATATCGTCCGTTACGCCAACCCCGCGTTTTGCCGCCTGATCGGCAAATCAAACGATGAGGTTATTGGCAGACCGTTCGACGGATTGGCCCCGCAAACAGACGAGTGCCTGACGCTGCTGGATCGCGTCTACAGTACGGGGACGGCGGCAAGCTACACGGCGGAAGAACAGGCGGCGCCTTGCCCTCTCTTCTTTTCCTACACTCTGTGGCCGGTCAAGGCCGACGGCCGTACGGCGGGCGTCATGATCCAGGTGACCGAGACAGGGCCCCTTCACGAGACCAGGCAGGCGATCAGCCAGGCCCTGCTGCTCGGGGCGCTGCGCCAGCATGAACTGGTCGAGGCCGCGGATTCGGCGAACGTCGAGCTACAGGCCGAAATTGGCGAGCGCAGGCAACTCGAGCGCGACGCCAACATGCTGACCAACGAGGTGTCGCACCGGGTCAAGAACAACCTGCAGGTGGTCGTCGCCTTGCTCGCAAACGAGATCAGGCGGACGCCAGCGCCTTGGGTGCAAGGCTATCAGGCCATGCAACACCGCATCATGGCCATCGCCCACCTCTATGACCTGATGTCGCAATCCAGTCGTGGCCACACCGTCGCCCTGGACACGTACCTTACGGAAATCGCCAAGTCCCTGTCGGCGAGCCTGCTGGGCGACACCTCCGGCATTCGGATAGCCGTCGAGGCGGAAGCCCTGGAGATCGATTCAGAGCGCGCCGTGCCCTTCGGCCTGCTGGTCAACGAGTTGGGCACCAACGCGGTCAAGCACGCCTTCCCTGGGGGAGTCGGGCTGGTCACCCTTGCCGTCCGGCGGATCGGGAACGAGGGCGAGCTGAGCGTGACCGACGACGGAATCGGCCTGCCCGCCCAGGGCCAAACAAGCACGCCGGGGAAACATGGCGCTGACTATGTGGCGATCTTCGTGCGCCAACTTCGAGGGGTCCTGGTCAGATCGGGGGCGCCAGGTGTTGGGACGACCGTCAGCATACGCTTCCCATTGAATGTCTCCTGA
- a CDS encoding uracil-DNA glycosylase, protein MSVELWGAEPPRDCPLCPRLVAYRAANRAQNPDWWNGPAPSFGDPHARLLVAGLAPGRTGANRTGRPFTGDGAGWMLYETLIKTGFARGVYKAEPNDGLELVDCMITNAVRCAPPGNKPETSEENTCRPFLNARLTALPRLKVIITLGDVSRRNVLKAMGLKASAGLPGHGTEFQAGPYVVLNSYHCSRLNTNTGRLTAEMFEAVFRRARELVHG, encoded by the coding sequence GTGTCGGTCGAACTCTGGGGCGCCGAGCCGCCCCGCGACTGCCCGCTCTGCCCCCGGCTGGTCGCCTATCGTGCGGCCAACCGCGCCCAGAACCCCGACTGGTGGAACGGCCCGGCGCCGTCCTTCGGCGATCCTCATGCGCGCCTGCTGGTGGCGGGCCTGGCGCCCGGCCGCACGGGGGCCAACCGCACCGGCCGGCCGTTCACCGGCGATGGCGCCGGCTGGATGCTCTACGAGACCCTGATCAAGACGGGCTTCGCCCGCGGCGTCTACAAGGCCGAGCCCAATGACGGGCTCGAGCTGGTCGACTGCATGATCACCAACGCGGTGCGCTGCGCTCCGCCCGGCAACAAGCCTGAGACTAGCGAAGAGAACACCTGCCGTCCGTTCCTGAACGCGCGCCTCACAGCCCTGCCCCGGCTCAAGGTCATAATCACCCTGGGCGACGTCTCGCGGCGCAATGTGCTGAAGGCTATGGGGCTGAAGGCCTCGGCCGGCCTGCCGGGCCACGGGACGGAGTTCCAGGCCGGGCCCTATGTGGTGCTCAACAGCTATCACTGCTCGCGGCTCAACACGAACACCGGCCGGCTGACGGCTGAGATGTTCGAGGCCGTGTTCCGTAGGGCGCGGGAACTGGTCCACGGCTAG
- a CDS encoding cation transporter, giving the protein MLVALLNFAYFGVEFTVASTIGSVSLFADSIDFLEDASVNLLILAALGWTARRRASVGMLLAAMLLVPGIATLWTAWEKFNTLVAPDPIPLSIAGLGALGVNLTCAVMLARHRHREGSLTKAAFLSARNDALANVAIISAGFVTALVWRSAWPDLMVGLGIALMNADAAREVWQAARSERRASS; this is encoded by the coding sequence GTGCTCGTGGCGCTCCTGAATTTCGCCTATTTCGGCGTGGAGTTCACCGTAGCGAGCACCATCGGGTCCGTCTCGTTGTTCGCGGACTCGATCGACTTTCTTGAGGACGCTTCGGTCAACCTGCTGATCCTGGCGGCTCTCGGCTGGACGGCACGGCGTCGCGCCTCAGTCGGCATGCTGCTCGCCGCCATGCTCCTTGTGCCCGGGATCGCGACTCTGTGGACGGCATGGGAGAAGTTCAACACCCTTGTCGCGCCCGATCCGATTCCGCTGTCGATCGCCGGACTCGGCGCGCTGGGGGTGAACCTTACCTGCGCCGTCATGCTCGCTCGCCACCGCCATCGGGAAGGCAGCCTGACCAAGGCGGCGTTCCTCTCGGCGCGCAATGACGCGCTTGCAAATGTCGCCATCATCTCCGCGGGCTTCGTCACCGCCCTGGTCTGGCGTTCGGCATGGCCGGACCTGATGGTGGGGCTCGGTATCGCGTTGATGAATGCCGACGCCGCCCGCGAGGTCTGGCAGGCCGCGCGGTCGGAACGTCGGGCTTCGTCCTAA
- a CDS encoding NYN domain-containing protein gives MTFYPTDRLALFIDGANLYSAAKGLGFDIDYRKLLEEFRKRGVLIRAYYYTALVEDQEYSPIRPLVDWLDYNGFRLVTKPAREYTDAQGRKRWRGDMDVEIAVDMLEMAGHADHLVLFSGDGDFRVLVEAVQRKGARVTVVSTVKSQPPMASDDLRRQADSFVDLADLADIIGRPSRLPRFIQESRTTQADRDADADIDAEA, from the coding sequence ATGACGTTCTACCCCACCGACAGGCTTGCGCTCTTCATCGATGGCGCGAACCTGTATTCGGCCGCCAAGGGGCTGGGCTTCGATATCGACTATCGCAAGCTGCTGGAAGAGTTCCGCAAGCGCGGCGTCCTGATCCGCGCCTATTATTACACCGCCCTTGTCGAGGATCAGGAATACTCTCCGATCCGTCCGCTGGTGGACTGGCTGGACTACAACGGCTTCCGCCTGGTGACCAAGCCGGCCCGGGAATACACCGACGCCCAGGGCCGCAAGCGCTGGCGCGGCGACATGGACGTCGAGATCGCCGTCGACATGCTGGAGATGGCCGGCCACGCCGACCATCTGGTGCTGTTCTCCGGCGATGGCGACTTCCGGGTCCTGGTCGAGGCCGTGCAGCGCAAGGGCGCGCGGGTCACCGTGGTCTCCACCGTCAAGTCGCAGCCGCCGATGGCGTCCGACGACCTGCGCCGCCAGGCCGACAGCTTCGTGGATCTGGCCGACCTGGCCGACATCATCGGCCGGCCCTCGCGCCTGCCGCGCTTCATCCAGGAAAGCCGCACCACCCAGGCCGACCGTGACGCGGACGCCGATATCGACGCCGAAGCCTAG
- the folK gene encoding 2-amino-4-hydroxy-6-hydroxymethyldihydropteridine diphosphokinase, translating to MGLKADEAVIIALGGNIAGDFGSSEALLEAALARFAEAGLPLVARSSWWRSAAWPDPSRQEYRNGVVLVEARLAPERVIRTLFNLEAAFGRVRGARNAARTLDLDLIAHGRTVCDDPNLTLPHPRAHERLFVMGPLAEIAPEWRHPVLGRTAAELAAAATVGLDATPLGAPAPKSG from the coding sequence TTGGGCTTGAAGGCGGACGAGGCGGTCATCATCGCCCTTGGCGGAAATATCGCCGGCGACTTTGGGTCGTCCGAAGCCCTTCTCGAGGCGGCGCTCGCTCGTTTCGCAGAGGCGGGATTGCCTCTGGTGGCCCGGTCGTCCTGGTGGCGCTCCGCCGCCTGGCCGGACCCGAGCCGTCAGGAGTATCGCAACGGCGTCGTGCTTGTCGAGGCTCGGCTAGCCCCTGAACGCGTAATCCGAACATTGTTCAACCTTGAAGCGGCATTCGGGCGCGTCAGGGGTGCGCGAAACGCCGCGCGGACGCTCGATCTCGACCTCATCGCCCACGGCCGGACGGTCTGCGACGACCCGAACCTGACCCTGCCGCATCCACGCGCTCACGAGCGCCTGTTCGTCATGGGGCCGCTGGCCGAGATCGCGCCGGAGTGGCGACACCCGGTGCTGGGTAGGACGGCGGCGGAGCTGGCGGCGGCGGCCACAGTGGGCCTGGACGCAACGCCCCTTGGAGCGCCGGCGCCGAAATCGGGGTGA
- the pyrE gene encoding orotate phosphoribosyltransferase, with amino-acid sequence MNTQDVLEEFRGAGALREGHFILASGRHSPMFLQKNLVFQYPERTARLCKALAEKIVAQFGKPDVIVAPAVGAIIPGYEVARWLGVPSIYVEREDGKFKLRRAFTIAPGAKVVVVEDVITTGGSFREAVEPIEAAGGKVLCCACIVDRSGGKADVGWPLVALATIDVPSYAAGELPPELAALPAEEPGSKRLRA; translated from the coding sequence ATGAACACCCAAGACGTCCTCGAGGAATTCCGCGGCGCTGGCGCGCTCCGCGAAGGCCACTTCATCCTGGCCTCGGGGCGTCACAGCCCGATGTTCCTGCAGAAGAACCTGGTCTTCCAGTATCCCGAGCGCACCGCGCGGCTGTGCAAGGCGCTGGCGGAGAAGATCGTCGCGCAGTTCGGCAAGCCTGACGTGATCGTGGCTCCGGCGGTCGGCGCGATCATCCCGGGATATGAGGTCGCCCGCTGGCTGGGCGTGCCGTCGATCTATGTCGAGCGCGAGGACGGCAAGTTCAAACTCCGCCGCGCCTTCACGATCGCGCCGGGCGCCAAGGTCGTGGTGGTGGAGGACGTGATCACCACGGGCGGCTCGTTCCGCGAAGCCGTCGAGCCTATCGAGGCCGCTGGCGGCAAGGTGCTGTGCTGCGCCTGCATCGTCGATCGGTCCGGCGGCAAGGCCGATGTGGGCTGGCCGCTGGTGGCCCTGGCCACCATCGACGTGCCGTCCTACGCCGCGGGCGAGCTTCCGCCCGAACTGGCGGCCCTCCCAGCCGAGGAGCCGGGCAGCAAGAGGCTGCGCGCATGA
- a CDS encoding amidohydrolase family protein, with protein sequence MRTLATLSLTAILLAGCATPPGPPAYDLLIRDAEIYDGSGGAPFRGEVAVTGDRIAYVGRRAPGAGKAVIDAGGKAVSPGFVNMLSWATESLIVDGRGLSDLKQGVTLEVMGEGTSMGPLSPEMKRLEVQRMGDIKYPIEWTTLDEYLTYLERRGISVNVASFIGAASARQHVLGEGDVDPTPEQLLAMRKLVVDAMEDGALGVGSSLIYAPASYAETPELTALATEAGRCGGIYISHMRSEADRLLEAIDELIEISRLSGAPAEIYHLKAAGRANWPKIEAAIARIEAARARGQRITADMYTYTAGSTGLDAAMPPWVQAGGVEAWIGRMKDPATRAKVLAEMRQETPAFENLYRHAGPEGTLLVGFKNPALKGLTGKTLADVAKARGVSPEDAAIDLVIEDGSRVQVVYFLMSEENVRRQTALPWMSFGSDASAQAPEGVFMKSSTHPRAYGNFARLLGKYVREEKATSLPSAIHRLSALPARNLGLKDRGLLKAGYFADVVVFDPATVGDKGTYEAPKQFATGVSHVVVNGAVVLSDGEPTGAKAGKVVRGRAWKGWADGGCRPTAKDWSWAW encoded by the coding sequence ATGAGAACTCTCGCCACCCTCTCGCTCACCGCCATCCTGCTCGCCGGCTGCGCCACCCCGCCCGGGCCCCCGGCGTATGATCTGCTGATCCGCGACGCCGAGATCTATGACGGCTCGGGCGGCGCGCCCTTCCGGGGCGAGGTGGCGGTCACGGGCGACCGCATCGCCTATGTCGGGCGCCGCGCGCCCGGCGCCGGCAAGGCCGTGATCGACGCGGGCGGCAAGGCGGTCTCGCCCGGCTTCGTCAACATGCTTTCCTGGGCCACCGAGAGCCTGATCGTCGATGGGCGAGGCCTGTCGGACCTGAAGCAGGGCGTGACCCTGGAGGTGATGGGCGAGGGGACTTCCATGGGCCCGCTGTCGCCGGAGATGAAGCGGCTGGAGGTCCAGCGGATGGGGGACATCAAGTATCCCATCGAATGGACCACCCTCGACGAGTACCTGACCTACCTCGAGCGGCGGGGGATCTCGGTCAATGTCGCCTCCTTCATCGGCGCGGCCAGCGCGCGCCAGCATGTGCTGGGGGAGGGCGATGTCGATCCGACCCCGGAGCAGCTCCTGGCCATGCGCAAGCTGGTGGTCGACGCCATGGAGGACGGGGCGCTGGGGGTCGGCTCGTCGCTGATCTACGCCCCGGCCAGCTATGCCGAGACCCCGGAGCTCACGGCGCTCGCCACCGAGGCCGGTCGCTGCGGCGGCATCTATATCAGCCACATGCGCTCGGAGGCCGACCGCTTGCTGGAGGCCATCGACGAGCTGATCGAGATCTCGCGGCTCTCGGGCGCGCCGGCCGAGATCTATCACCTGAAGGCCGCGGGCCGCGCCAACTGGCCCAAGATCGAGGCCGCCATCGCCCGTATCGAGGCCGCTCGGGCCAGGGGCCAGCGGATCACCGCCGACATGTACACCTACACAGCCGGCTCCACCGGCCTGGACGCCGCCATGCCGCCCTGGGTGCAGGCGGGCGGGGTGGAGGCCTGGATCGGCCGCATGAAGGACCCGGCGACGCGAGCAAAGGTCCTGGCCGAGATGCGCCAGGAGACGCCGGCCTTCGAGAACCTCTATCGCCACGCCGGACCCGAGGGGACCCTGCTGGTCGGGTTCAAGAACCCGGCGCTGAAGGGCCTGACCGGCAAGACCCTGGCCGACGTCGCCAAGGCGCGCGGCGTCTCGCCGGAGGACGCCGCCATCGACCTGGTCATCGAGGACGGCAGCCGCGTCCAGGTGGTCTATTTCCTGATGTCGGAGGAGAACGTGAGGCGCCAGACGGCCTTGCCGTGGATGAGCTTCGGCTCCGACGCCTCGGCCCAGGCGCCGGAGGGGGTGTTCATGAAATCCAGCACCCACCCCCGCGCCTACGGCAACTTCGCCCGCCTGCTGGGCAAGTACGTGCGCGAAGAGAAGGCCACGAGCCTGCCGAGCGCCATCCACCGACTCTCGGCCCTGCCGGCCAGGAACCTGGGTCTCAAGGATCGCGGCCTGCTGAAGGCCGGCTATTTCGCCGACGTCGTGGTGTTCGATCCGGCCACGGTCGGCGACAAGGGGACCTATGAGGCGCCCAAGCAGTTCGCGACGGGGGTGAGCCACGTCGTCGTCAATGGCGCGGTTGTCCTGTCCGACGGCGAGCCCACCGGCGCCAAGGCCGGCAAGGTCGTTCGCGGCCGCGCCTGGAAGGGCTGGGCGGACGGCGGCTGCCGCCCCACCGCCAAGGACTGGAGCTGGGCGTGGTGA
- a CDS encoding bifunctional (p)ppGpp synthetase/guanosine-3',5'-bis(diphosphate) 3'-pyrophosphohydrolase encodes MKAATAADQRDAPSSKRPKLLRQYELIEKVRSYDPTADEAILNRAYVYAMRMHGSQKRASGDPYFAHPIEVAGILTDYRLDTSTIVTALLHDVIEDTPVTPDDIKALFGAEITELVEGVTKLTKLELNSEHTKQAENLRKFILAISKDVRVLMVKLADRLHNMRTLHYITSPAKRERIARETLDIYAPLARSIGCHRICSELEELAFEHLNPVARDAIGRRLENLRVEQGGAVAVVSGEIAAKLENGGISARVFGREKNPYSIWRKLQRKSIGFSQLSDIYAFRVIVDTESDCYAALGVIHRAWPSVPERFKDFISTPKRNNYRSLHTTVVGPKGMRIEMQIRTEAMDRVAEDGVAAHWRYKDKSYGFDAEAQADAGGRDPLLNLRHLVQVLEHGGDVEELVEHAKLEMYLDQAFVFTPKGKLVSLPRGAMALDFAYAVHTDVGDTCIGVKINGELKPLRTILQNGDVVEVVRGPKPVVPPDWRSLTVTGRARSAIRRHIRQTEKEEFTRLGRATVDQTFEKAGKARKDVSLRPALERFAIAGEDELFETVGRGRLSPTQVLDVIFPGLKAADREAATATTRIEGGKAARLYVRGGGLTPGVSLHFGACCTPVPGDRIVGIIEPDGTGLTIHTIDCATLAEYEDREELWRDLQWTPEAERNTVTLSRLTATIHNAPGVLGQACTVIGEAGGNIVNLRMHRRQADFFDVDFDIEVKDAKHLTHIAAALRANPSIETVDRAKG; translated from the coding sequence CTGAAGGCGGCCACCGCCGCCGACCAAAGGGACGCGCCGTCCAGCAAGCGTCCCAAACTCCTGCGCCAGTACGAGCTGATCGAGAAGGTCCGCTCGTACGACCCGACCGCGGACGAGGCGATCCTCAACCGCGCCTATGTCTATGCCATGCGCATGCACGGCTCGCAGAAGCGCGCCTCCGGCGACCCCTATTTCGCCCACCCCATCGAGGTGGCGGGCATTCTCACCGACTACAGGCTCGACACCTCGACCATCGTCACGGCCCTGCTGCACGATGTGATCGAGGACACCCCGGTCACCCCCGACGACATCAAGGCCCTGTTCGGGGCCGAGATCACCGAGCTGGTCGAGGGGGTCACCAAGCTCACCAAGCTGGAGCTCAACAGCGAGCACACCAAGCAGGCCGAGAACCTGCGCAAGTTCATCCTGGCCATCTCCAAGGACGTCCGCGTCCTGATGGTCAAGCTGGCCGACCGCCTGCACAACATGCGCACGCTCCACTACATCACCAGCCCGGCCAAGCGTGAGCGCATCGCCCGCGAGACCCTGGACATCTATGCCCCCCTGGCCCGGTCCATCGGCTGTCACCGCATCTGTTCGGAGCTGGAGGAGCTGGCCTTCGAGCACCTGAACCCGGTGGCCCGCGACGCCATCGGGCGCCGGCTGGAGAACCTGCGGGTCGAGCAGGGCGGGGCGGTCGCGGTGGTCTCCGGCGAAATCGCCGCCAAGCTGGAGAACGGCGGCATCTCCGCCCGGGTCTTCGGCCGTGAGAAGAACCCCTATTCGATCTGGCGAAAGCTGCAGCGCAAGTCGATCGGCTTCTCCCAGCTCTCAGACATCTACGCCTTCCGGGTGATCGTCGACACCGAGAGCGACTGCTACGCGGCGCTCGGGGTCATCCACCGGGCCTGGCCCAGCGTGCCGGAGCGGTTCAAGGACTTCATCTCCACGCCCAAGCGCAACAACTACCGCTCGCTGCACACGACGGTCGTCGGCCCCAAGGGCATGCGCATCGAGATGCAGATCCGCACCGAGGCCATGGACCGGGTGGCCGAGGATGGGGTGGCGGCGCACTGGCGCTACAAGGACAAGTCTTACGGTTTCGACGCCGAGGCCCAGGCCGACGCCGGGGGCCGCGATCCGCTGCTCAACCTGCGCCACCTGGTCCAGGTCCTGGAGCACGGCGGCGACGTCGAGGAGCTGGTGGAGCACGCCAAGCTCGAAATGTATCTCGACCAGGCCTTCGTCTTCACGCCCAAGGGCAAGCTGGTCAGCCTGCCGCGCGGCGCCATGGCGCTGGACTTCGCCTACGCCGTCCACACCGACGTGGGCGACACCTGCATCGGGGTGAAGATCAACGGTGAGCTGAAGCCGCTGCGGACCATCCTGCAGAACGGCGACGTGGTCGAGGTGGTGCGGGGACCCAAGCCCGTTGTGCCGCCGGACTGGCGCTCGCTGACGGTCACCGGGCGCGCCCGCTCGGCGATCCGCCGCCACATCCGCCAGACGGAGAAGGAAGAGTTCACCCGGCTCGGCCGCGCCACCGTGGACCAGACCTTCGAGAAGGCCGGCAAGGCGCGCAAGGACGTTTCCCTGCGCCCGGCGCTGGAGCGCTTCGCCATCGCCGGCGAAGACGAACTGTTCGAGACGGTCGGGCGCGGGCGGTTATCGCCGACCCAGGTGCTGGACGTGATCTTCCCCGGCCTGAAGGCCGCAGACCGGGAGGCGGCGACCGCCACCACCCGTATCGAGGGCGGGAAGGCCGCCCGGCTCTATGTGCGCGGCGGCGGCCTGACGCCGGGGGTGTCGCTGCACTTCGGCGCCTGCTGCACCCCGGTGCCCGGCGACCGCATCGTCGGCATCATCGAACCGGACGGCACGGGCCTGACCATCCACACCATCGACTGCGCGACCCTGGCCGAATACGAGGACCGCGAAGAGCTGTGGCGCGACCTGCAATGGACGCCCGAGGCCGAGCGCAACACCGTCACCCTGTCGCGGCTGACCGCCACCATCCACAATGCGCCCGGCGTGCTGGGCCAGGCCTGCACGGTGATCGGCGAGGCCGGCGGCAATATCGTCAACCTGCGCATGCACCGTCGCCAGGCGGACTTCTTCGACGTGGATTTCGATATCGAGGTCAAGGACGCCAAGCACCTGACCCACATCGCCGCGGCCCTGCGGGCCAACCCGTCCATCGAGACGGTGGATCGGGCTAAGGGCTAG
- a CDS encoding GNAT family N-acetyltransferase — protein MDVEAIERATLSAVAPRAVAEFDGWLVALEPGTIRRAKSAVPLSHDPAYSPSILDRIEAAFAEHGLEPAFRLADLPGLAPVRAELTRRGYGFEQPTLVKVGSAAAMIAAARGAPAEVAEAPAEGWARVFTGEGFDPADGANRVAALTRSPDAVYGGVRDGDRTVAVGVAAFGHGWASVHGMRTDFSRRGQGLAGRVLAGLAGAARDRGIDRVFLQVEEANFKARSLYRGFGFKPAWRYFYWSRPAR, from the coding sequence GTGGACGTCGAGGCCATCGAACGCGCGACGCTCTCCGCAGTCGCCCCGCGCGCGGTCGCCGAGTTCGATGGCTGGCTGGTCGCCCTCGAACCCGGCACGATCCGGCGCGCCAAGAGCGCGGTCCCCCTGAGCCACGATCCGGCTTACTCGCCCTCGATCCTCGATCGCATCGAGGCCGCCTTCGCCGAGCACGGTCTGGAGCCGGCCTTCCGCCTGGCCGACCTGCCGGGCCTGGCGCCGGTGCGCGCCGAACTCACCCGTCGGGGCTACGGCTTCGAACAGCCAACCCTCGTGAAGGTCGGCTCGGCCGCGGCCATGATCGCCGCCGCCCGCGGCGCGCCCGCCGAGGTCGCCGAGGCGCCCGCCGAGGGCTGGGCGCGGGTGTTCACGGGGGAGGGCTTCGATCCCGCCGACGGCGCCAATCGCGTGGCCGCGCTCACACGCTCTCCGGACGCGGTCTATGGCGGGGTGCGGGACGGCGACCGGACGGTGGCGGTTGGAGTGGCGGCCTTCGGTCACGGCTGGGCCAGCGTGCATGGCATGCGCACCGATTTTTCCCGTCGCGGCCAGGGTCTGGCCGGCCGCGTGTTGGCGGGCCTGGCCGGTGCGGCCCGGGACCGCGGGATCGACCGGGTCTTCCTCCAGGTGGAGGAAGCCAACTTCAAGGCCCGCTCGCTCTATCGTGGATTCGGGTTCAAACCGGCCTGGCGGTATTTTTACTGGAGCCGACCGGCGCGCTGA
- the rpoZ gene encoding DNA-directed RNA polymerase subunit omega → MARVTVEDCVEKVPNRFSLVLLAAHRARAISAGAQLLVDRDNDKNPVVSLREIADDVVDADELRENLIGTLQRVDERSEAEEEAETLALLADPTHMQMSELELVRALQSDRDGGQEERY, encoded by the coding sequence ATGGCCCGCGTCACCGTCGAAGATTGCGTCGAGAAGGTTCCCAACCGCTTCAGCCTGGTGCTGCTGGCGGCCCATCGCGCCCGCGCCATTTCGGCCGGCGCCCAGCTTCTCGTCGACCGCGACAACGACAAGAACCCGGTCGTCTCACTGCGCGAGATCGCCGACGACGTGGTCGACGCCGACGAGCTGCGCGAGAACCTGATCGGGACCCTGCAACGGGTCGACGAGCGTTCGGAAGCCGAGGAAGAGGCCGAAACCCTCGCTCTGCTGGCCGATCCGACCCACATGCAAATGAGCGAGCTGGAACTGGTCCGCGCGCTGCAGAGCGACCGTGACGGCGGCCAGGAGGAGCGGTACTGA